A DNA window from Phragmites australis chromosome 11, lpPhrAust1.1, whole genome shotgun sequence contains the following coding sequences:
- the LOC133885446 gene encoding uncharacterized protein LOC133885446, with product MDPTRYWMVTRRKLGDQKAPLFTTPSITVGSGSSSSASYYESWEERAFAEDSAAHLGGCIWPPRSYSCSFCGREFRSAQALGGHMNVHRRDRARLKLSGASEDGGSDNQIMSPHQSYMIQPCPPPIAAVQHAYGANPSATSTETNPNPICSVLAYPSRSLVQAATARTVWGKQVLSAPLSSLSAWNDNGKKEVFLDAAQLSQVHPRPAARVISNPELRVGSGELKLSVLGCRERKDFKDPSDDEGIVHVSCKRRRIDLETSPLIICSPSRKHQHDDEDDGNDKLNGSKVLKLCPSSPVEELDLELRLGEAPTVK from the coding sequence ATGGATCCAACAAGGTACTGGATGGTGACCAGAAGAAAGCTCGGTGATCAGAAGGCGCCTCTCTTTACCACCCCCAGCATCACCGTCGGCAGTGGCAGTAGCAGCTCAGCCTCCTACTATGAGTCGTGGGAGGAGCGCGCCTTCGCCGAGGATTCTGCAGCGCATCTCGGAGGCTGCATATGGCCTCCGAGATCCTACTCGTGCAGCTTCTGCGGCCGGGAGTTTCGGTCTGCGCAGGCGCTCGGTGGGCACATGAACGTGCACAGGAGGGACAGGGCAAGGCTCAAGCTCTCTGGGGCGAGTGAAGATGGTGGAAGCGATAACCAAATCATGTCCCCCCATCAAAGCTACATGATCCAACCGTGCCCTCCTCCAATTGCGGCCGTGCAACACGCCTATGGTGCAAACCCTAGTGCAACTAGCACTGAAACTAACCCTAATCCCATATGCAGTGTTCTTGCGTATCCTTCCAGATCTTTGGTTCAGGCTGCAACTGCAAGAACCGTCTGGGGAAAACAAGTGTTGAGTGCCCCACTTAGCTCGCTGTCTGCTTGGAATGACAATGGTAAGAAAGAAGTGTTTCTGGATGCTGCTCAATTATCCCAAGTTCATCCAAGACCGGCAGCAAGGGTGATTTCTAATCCAGAATTGCGGGTCGGGAGTGGTGAATTGAAGCTTAGTGTTCTGGGGTGCCGGGAAAGAAAGGATTTCAAGGATCCTAGCGATGATGAAGGGATTGTTCATGTAAGTTGCAAGCGAAGAAGAATTGATTTGGAGACATCCCCATTGATTATATGTTCTCCTTCTCGGAAGCATCAACATGATGACGAAGATGATGGTAATGACAAGCTTAATGGTTCAAAGGTACTAAAACTTTGTCCTAGCTCCCCAGTTGAAGAACTAGATCTTGAGCTTAGGCTCGGAGAAGCCCCAACAGTAAAGTAG